From the Saccharomyces paradoxus chromosome V, complete sequence genome, the window TTGAATCTTACATTGACCCTGAAATCAACGATTTCAGATTAACTGGTTTAGGTAGAGGTGGTCAACAGGTTCAACGAGCCAAGGAAATCTATTCAAGAGCCGTTGAAACTTTAGTTGAATTAGCCTCTTTACAGACTGCATTTATCATTTTAGATGAAGTGATTAAAGTGACGAACAGAAGAGTTAATGCTATCGAACATGTTATTATCCCAAGAACTGAAAACACGATTGCTTACATTAACAGTGAATTGGATGAATTGGACAGAGAAGAATTTTATAGATTGAAAAAGGTCcaggaaaagaagcaaaatgAGACTGCAAAATTAGATGCTgagatgaaattgaagagagATAAAGCAGAACAGGACGCTTCAGAGGTAGCTGGTACTGATGAGGAGCCTCAAGGTGAAACATTGGTTGCTGATCAAGAAGACGATGTTATATTTTAAAGTCTCGGGCAGAACAAGacccttttcaaaaatatgtAAGCCATTATTagaaaaaaggatattttGTATAGTTGTTTAATAAAATAACATCTTGTTTACACAATCACAAATTGACCTTGTCATTATATAACCACAAGTGATATTGGTCTAGATGTAGACCAAATTGCACAATGGAatataactttttcttctgatgttctttttatacTTATTACATAtcttaataatttcatttcaaaattttttttttttttttctgtctGCGTCTGAATCTTTTTCCCATTATACTTTGATGTTAGATAGCCTGAATACTACAAGCTACGACCAAAATGTAAATATTgtagcaaaaaaaaataaaggatCAAAGATTCACCTTCAATGTCAAAAAAGCGTTAAACTagatatttatatttacaTGATTGTAGATAAGCAGCATTGTcgtcaaaagaaaaaggctGCGCAAAATTTTATAGTACAAATAAATGTGGCCAGAACaacgaaaaaaagatcCGGATATTGCTTCCTTTCTGTTAGCATTAGCCCATTTATAATCTTGCATCTTTGCCTCTTGGTCTGTCTTTAACTTTCATtctgttttgatttttacCCCTTCTAGTCTTGTATCCCTTTGCCAGTTGTCCCCATGGAGACATTGATAATTTATTTGACTTGGATTTACCACGACCACCACCGTGAGGATGGTCACATTTATTCATGGCAACACCTCTAACAGTGGGTCTTATCCCTAACCATCTTGATCTACCAGCTTTACCAAGAGATCTGTTTTGGTGGTCAATATTAGAGACCACACCAATGGTAGCGACAGACTCTAAAGAAACATAACGATGTTCACCACTTTGTAATCTGACAacagctttctttttctcagGTAATTTCGCAAGAACTCTGGCATATGTACCAGCAGAGCGGCAGAATTTTCCAGGTCCAACAGGTGTTATGCCAACGTTGTGAACAATAGTACCTATGGGGATCATGGAAATAGGTAGACAGTTGCCCCTTTGAGTAGTTTTAACACTCAAGATAGCGGGATCCACTTTCCCACCCATTTCATTCAGTAAAGTTTGAGGAATGCCTCTTCTGAAGGACTCGACCACATCACCTGGACGTAATCCATCACAAGCAATGATATAAGACAATTTACCGGTAGCATTATGCTTCAATAGGGCAATATGAGAGGATCTACCCGGATCATATTCAATCCTTTGCACTGTTTGTGCGCCACCTTCCCATCTGTTGAAATCTATCAATCTTGTTCTATTCCTATGGCCACCACCTTGATGACGGACAGTGATTTTTCCTGAATTATTTCTACCACCGTGTTTCTTTCTAACAACAGTCAAGCTTCTAACCGGACGACCTTTGTACAAATATGGATAGATAGGGGAACGGTACCATCTCAAACCTGGTGAAACCGGTTTTAGTCTTTTCATCTGCGTCACTTCTTTCGAAAGTTTACGGCGCCTTTTAATCAATTCATCCTGCTTCTCAAGAGTTACAATATCGGTATCATTAGGGACAATCTTTAGTAATCGTGGAGTAAGGTTCAAACTGGAGTCATCTTTAGACACGTTCTCTTGCCTCGATTTAAAACTCTGGGATAGAGTTCGATATAGTATACCATATGGATAACAAGGGTTTCTCCTACCAATAAGCGATGCTGAGGAACTGCACGACAGCACCGATCTAAGAGGCCCTAGTACCAACATTTTTCATAAACACTTAAATCTCCTTCTCTGCGTACTCTTAACTCAGCTTACTACGTACTCACTTGTTAAGCCTGAATTCGCTTTCAGTTCCCATATGTTCCCTTTCTCTTTCGATTATAGGTTCAAGCCCTAACTTTCCACGCGtagtctttttttttggtactgaaaaatttttcttgagtATTTAAAGAACATCTATTCCAATTtaattttcaaacatatCCATTTGTTCTAGATATTAAGTGCATCGGCCGGTAAATGAATGGCAATACATAGATATATCTATGGAATGTGTTAAGGAACAGAAGTTCCtgacaaataaaaatagatCGTACTGATACTTTTTTTCGGCTATACTGTTTTCGTGTACTTATGAAGCTGAGAGGGAACGTTTGtgttctatttttttttcttttgcatTGCAGTTTCCTTAGAAATGATAACGACAACTCACAAATACAGTTTTTTGTTGGTTATCTCATTAACATGATGACTAAGTTGTCGCCCCAAGCGGATCTTTGAAATGACTGATTTTACAAACAACAAACACTGAAAATTCTGAAAGTTAATGAGATATTTACACATTAAacattaaaatttttctcGAGGAACATCTATTGCAAcgcaagaaaagaatagaaaagaaaagagatcTTTTCACAAGCCTTTTAcccttttttccttccatTTGTACATTGTAGCAGTAAGGTTagaataagaaaagtatcCATACGGCCtagttttatttgtttaGCACAATTTGGTTTCAAAATCAACTCTTATATATAGAATTGTCTTaattgttattattactcttcttttttttgatgatgattaCACTCCATGCTAATCATGAATGTGTTCGATGTAAATTTGAATACAATGATTAAAATTGTTGTTTACGCTTTCTGAAATCtaaactaaaaaaaagaaaacactATTTGAGAATTAGATTCTTGGTATTACAGTTGATTGACATTGTCAGGTCAATACAATGAGtattgcaaaaaaatttaaactGCGCAAGCCCGGAATCGAACCGGGGGCCCAACGATGGCAACGTTGGATTTTACCACTAAACCACTTGCGCTTGTTATTTGTTGAGGAGTTGTATCCTCAAAAGACCATACCATACGGCTATCAACATAAATTAAATTACCGTCGTTCAGGAGTGGTAAACATCGAAAATGTTAAAAGTTTCTACGAAGTTTGCAGATAAAAAGACGATTTCGATCAACTTACTCTATAAAATTTCTCTTTACTCTGAGAATTGGGggaataattagataattgttgggattccactgttactaaaggctataatattaggtatacagaatatactagaagttctcctcgaggatataggaatccacaaaagggaatcgatagttctacatagtgttagtaccttatcttctttctttttatatgttgtcattctgttggaatgaaattctaatatcatctatttaatagtatattataatatgcggtgcaagaggatgcCAATACCACATATGTGATGGCAAAGCCCAGCCTTTATCTTCGAAAGGTCAACGgactttttcattataaaGTAATATATAGTGTATTCCTCCCGCATCTGTTTGTCACTGACTATTTTTCGTAAGCAGTAAAGTCAAAGAGTTTGTCTCAATTGTATCCGTATCTTGTCGTCATAATGGCATAACAATTGATTGTCACTTGAATGAGGCAGAGAGTTTGATTTGTACCGGCTATAACAGATATACCACTGGCATCTACACCCGTCAATTAGACAAGGTGAAGTTGTCGCCAAGTTAGATGCAGCCGACTTGGATAACTTTTCTCATTTCAAAACAGTGACATCAATTTCTTACTTTCGTTCCTCAATAAGCCAACTGATAATTATCATTTATAGTTCAACTTCAGTTGAAGCAAATAGctcatcaaattttctttccaaacTTTTTACAATGGAGATTTCGTCACTGCTAGCAAGTAAAGGGTTGCATTTGACCCGTATATAGATTCTTCTTACAGTTTCGAAAATCTGATTAATTGTTCTtaattcatcatcacctCCATTTAGGCTTCTTTGTTCAAATCCGATGACAATCTTCAGACCCGTCTGCTTGATCAACATAGCAAATACAGAGACGCCTTCCAATTGGAAAATCGACTTCAACAAAGGTTTGGAATCTAGAGAATGCCACTCCACTAAAGCACTTTCAAAATAATCTAACGATATATTAGAAAGCACGTTATATTTAAGTACTTCATTCATCTCATTTTCCACCTCATTGGGGACGTAAATCAATATAGGTTTGTCGGATTCATCTATTAATGATACGAAGCAAGGTGTCAAGCTCATATTTTGGTGATATGGAGGTAGCGTTTAGTTCGGGGGGACAAAATTTTTGCTCAGTTTTCAACTCAATaacttttttatataatatttcttAGTCGCCGATGATCTCTTTCGGCAGAGGACATcgagaatgaaaaaaaaataataatattgatactatttatatattatgaaaaaaatggttaaGAGATAGTTCATTTATGAAATTCGTTACTTACGGTCGTTGGCAATAGATTTAGCAGCAGTTCTACCAAAAACAACGCATTCTAACAAGCTTGACCCGCCCAATCTATTGGCACCATGGACACCACCAGAAACTTCACCAGCCGCATACAAACCTTTTAGTAGCGGCTCATCGTTCTTGCCAATGACTTGAGCGTTGACATTGATTCTAGCACCGCCCATGGTGAAATGAACAACAGGCGTTACTTCACCAATAAACACCACGGTTTCCGGGGCAACGTCGGAGCCAAATTCGTTGAGAATAACGGTGCGCCCTAATGGATCAGCTTTGGTGGTGAACGAAGAGTATGTCTGTAATTCCTGGCACAATTGTGCGACAGTGATTGGCAATTTGTATTCAGAAACAACTTGAGATAACGTCAATTTCTGTACAAGTTTCTTGAACATGTAAAAGTCCAaattattcttcaaatctGTATACATTTTTTCGCCCATGACCAAGAGTGCTCTGTTATCGTCTTGGGGACAAACCTTTTGAATAGCTGCGGTGACGACATCTCTTGTGGTCAACTCGTTGACGAATCTTCTACCGGTGATAGGATTCAATAGAATACCACCAAGGCCTCTTAAGGATTCGGCAGCCAAGAATTTCCAGCTCGAGTTACGATCGCTTGGATCAATGAACCCAGTTGGGTGAACTTGGATTTGATCCATGTCAATCAGATCAGCACCCAATTTCTGTAGAAGTCTCTGACCGTCCCCAGTTGTTTGTTGGCCATTTGTTGTTGGCAGGTTCACCAGTTCAGGTGCGTATTCTTTAAGCATTTCCTTAGAAAAGCCGAACCCCCCAGaacaaaaaacaacatCGGAAGCACTTAATGTATGCTTTTCGCCATTTTTGTCCTCATACACTATAGCAGAAATAGAGCCATCGTTTTCATGGATGTCTACGACTTTACTGTCTAGGTTGATCTTGACTAAATCTGGTTTAGTCTCAGCtagttttttcaaattgttaGATAAGGCAGAAACAATCTCGAAACCCGGAGGCAACTTTCCAGACGATCTGTGAGTTCTAGCCACGGAATGACCTCCCAATTGGGCCAATAGATCCAACTTCAAATCAAATTCGTTTTTCAACCATTCAATGGCCAAGGGAGAATCATTAGCTAACTTGCCCATTAATTCCTGAACACCTTTACCTTTAGCAGACTTGACGGTGTCATCTTCAAATAAGCTTGGTGAGTCCTCGATGTGGAAGTGACGTTGGGTCTCGGTGCAGGCACCGTTGATACCACTGGAGGCCTTGATTGAGTTCCCACCGATGGAGGATGCCTTTTCGAGGATGGTTACAGGAATGTTATACTTATTAACCAATTCATTGGCAGCGGCCAGACCGGCCAAACCGGTTCcgataacaacaacagaaGAGGAAGACATTTACAGTTGTGGATAAGGAGTTGTTGAATGGAAgataagaaagaaataggGTGCATCTGCTGCGTATTGTTCTCAGCTTTTATACGTGcaataaatttaaattGTTCAGGAACGCGACGCGTTGCCCCTGTTAccgtttgaaaaaaaaaaaaaattttcttttagatACTTGCCTCTATTGTTTCAGTCATTCATTGCATGATgacaaatgaaaagaaatacaataacagaaaaaaaaagttgaaactAAAGTGAACGTTTTTTAGACTCTTATGTATACACAGAaatgtatgtatatatatttgtataaaaGGTGTATGTGAAAATCCTGTTGAGAAACCCTGGGAGAATATACATGGGTATATTCAATCTTAGTACGTAGTAACGTAGAATACGAAAAATGTGCTTCTCCACGCGGATACATACGGTTGTAAACTTTAATCAAGtaccaaaaaaaccaaaCATATTCAGTCGATCTCTCAATGggcaaataaaaaaaaagaagctcTTATgtgcttttttcttcttctttcccttAGACAGACCACCTTCGTCCCTCCATAATAGGGTAGTTAGCTGCTAGGTGCGCTGGAAGCTAACCATTGGTTCTCAAATGTGCCGACATAATTAATTACAATTATGGTGTGAGAGTTGAAATATCCTTGAATaacaaaacagaaaaaagaaaaaacccatttgaatataaaaatcaTTGATGCAAAAGAAAGCCGTTAAATCTACAATGCCACGAAATTATTGTAAtgtatgaaaaaaaggaagagggTACCAATCCTAAAACAAAAACCCTAACAAAACACACGATGCAGGTGAAGCGCATCAGTACTTGTAGGTTTTTATTTCGCGGATAGCGTTGCCATCGACGTCAACCTCGGTGGATTCACTACGGTAAATCTGGGTAGGTCCGTTGCAGTCGAAAGGATGTTCCTTTGCGTAGTCGAAGGCCTCGGAGATGGCCAACTTGACCTTTTCCAAAGTATCTCTGGTGACCTGGTAGTGGAACGAGACTCTACCACCCATCAGTTTAACGTTGTACTTCAAACCTTTCTTAACAAGGACATCTGGGTCCATTCTAGCGGCCTTCAAGTTGATAAAAACAAAGTTGGTGTCTGCTGGAGACTCTAGCGGGATGCCCTTTGTTTCGCAAAATTCAGCCAACTCATGGGCCAAGGAGTGCGAGTACAGCAGTTGGGACTTCCAGTCGTTGTTGATGTTTACAAGAGCCATTCTAGCCATCATACCAGATTGTCTAATACCACCACCTTGTTGTTTTCTGAAATGGGTGGCCTTCTTGATGAACTTAAGGTTCCCAACCAAGACAGACCCGATAGGAGCACCCATAGACTTGGATAGACAGATGGAGATGGAGTCAAAGATCTCCCCGTATTGCTTCAATGGCACACCAGATTGTGCAGCGGCATTCCAGATTCTGGCACCATCACAATGCAACTTGAGACCATTTTCCATACACCAAGCTTTAATACGGaccaattcttccaatgGGTAGACAATACCGTGTAAAgtgttttccaaagaaatcAATCTGGTAGGGGCACCGTGAATGTCACCATCGTCTGGGACATAGTGGGACTTGATATCTTCCAAAGTCAAGTAGTCACCGTTGGAAGGAATCACAGGAACGACCATCGCTTGAGACAAGATGGCTAGACCAGCGGCTTCGTGTGTGTAAACATGGGCCCTGTAGTCACACAGAATGGAGTATGGAGGTTGCGTCAAGTGTGTTCTGATGGCAATCTGGTTGGACAAAGTCCCAGATACGCAGAAAAGACCTGCTTCCTTGGCAGCCATGCGGGCAACGGTTTGTTCGAGCCTGACGGTGTCAACATCTTCACCGTAGACAGCGTCACCGATGGAGGCCTCTAAAGCGGCTTGCATCATCTCTGGAGTTGGAGTCGTAAAGGTGTCTGACCGCAAGTCGTTAGCAGCGGTGATGTATTTTGGAGGCAATTCGAATTCAGTCATTTTTGTATATGTTTGCGTTTGTGTGCGGGAGAAAAAGTGAGTGTAAGCCTAGTAAGGGAAGGTGGTTACGAAATAGCCAGCAGAGAcaatatatgtatatgtatgtacGTATTACACTATACCAGACAGAACAAGATATACGGGAAAGACACACTGAGGTTTTGACAGGCAAGCTCAACACTTgctcatatatatacatatatatacaattGCAAATGCAAAAAGCGTATATCcagtgaagaaaaagacgaaaaaaggcgaagaaataaaaagaaaaaccgGTGAACGAATACGGCAAGTGAAAAAGTGCGCAATGAGTAATACAAAAGGGCAAAGCAGcgtaaaaaagaaacggcGCTGCTGTCCGGAAACCGGAAGCGAAGACGTGTATGGTATGGGTGTACATTCGGCTTTTTCCTAATGGGGAATTTGCCGTCAGGAAAAGGCAAGGCCTCCGTTCCATGTGACATGTCGCAGAGGGTCAAACGTGGGTCACGTGCTGCACAGGCCCGCTGCCGGTTTGATTTGTCAGCACATATACAGCAAGAGGTATTGGTTGCGTtctagaaaagaaaaataataataataatttggGGCCGTGCgtaaaagaataagaaatAGTCTCCCCCGCGTGCCGTGTGGCTCTCTGTGCAAAAGAAGGCCCTGTTGCCGCACATGTATCGATGAATGtcgatgacgatgaatATCGATGACGACGAATGCCTTCTGATTGTATAATTTGTTGTTTTGCCTGTTCTTCAGTAAGAGAGTAGGTGAAAGAATAAGTGAAAGAGAAATTCTAGGCGAGGTTTGGTTTAGTTAAGTTAAGTTTAGCTTAGCTTACTTTGGGTTTAACTTAAGcgtgttttttttttccgcgCTGTGATGGTGAAGGAATGGAACTGTAAAGAAGCGAAcgagggaaaaaaaaaagttgtgACCTAGGGGAAGGTCACAATTgccatcatcatcaccgTGAGAAAGTTGAAACAATGAGCGGTGGCAGGGGCAATAGCAGTAATAGCAgcatcaataataataataacaataataataatgacgGAGGTGATGAAAGATTGTTGTTTCTAAGAAGCGTGGGTGAACGTAATGAAATTGGTTTCCCCTCTAGGTTTAAGCCGGCACATTATAAGAAACCTACAAGAAGACACAAATCCGCCAGGCAGTTGATCTCGGATGAGAACAAGCGGATTAATGCCTTGTTGACCAAGGCTAACAAAGCTGCTGAGACCTCTACGACTGTCAAGCGACTCGTGCCCAAAGCGACGTACTTCAGCGTAGAGGCGCCACCATCTATTAGACCTGCCAAGAAGTACTGTGACGTCACTGGGTTGAAGGGTCT encodes:
- the VMA8 gene encoding H(+)-transporting V1 sector ATPase subunit D (Subunit D of the V1 peripheral membrane domain of V-ATPase~similar to YEL051W) encodes the protein MSGNREQVFPTRMTLGLMKTKLKGANQGYSLLKRKSEALTKRFRDITKRIDDAKQKMGRVMQTAAFSLAEVSYATGENIGYQVQESVSTARFKVRARQENVSGVYLSQFESYIDPEINDFRLTGLGRGGQQVQRAKEIYSRAVETLVELASLQTAFIILDEVIKVTNRRVNAIEHVIIPRTENTIAYINSELDELDREEFYRLKKVQEKKQNETAKLDAEMKLKRDKAEQDASEVAGTDEEPQGETLVADQEDDVIF
- the RML2 gene encoding mitochondrial 54S ribosomal protein uL2m (Mitochondrial ribosomal protein of the large subunit (L2)~similar to YEL050C), which gives rise to MLVLGPLRSVLSCSSSASLIGRRNPCYPYGILYRTLSQSFKSRQENVSKDDSSLNLTPRLLKIVPNDTDIVTLEKQDELIKRRRKLSKEVTQMKRLKPVSPGLRWYRSPIYPYLYKGRPVRSLTVVRKKHGGRNNSGKITVRHQGGGHRNRTRLIDFNRWEGGAQTVQRIEYDPGRSSHIALLKHNATGKLSYIIACDGLRPGDVVESFRRGIPQTLLNEMGGKVDPAILSVKTTQRGNCLPISMIPIGTIVHNVGITPVGPGKFCRSAGTYARVLAKLPEKKKAVVRLQSGEHRYVSLESVATIGVVSNIDHQNRSLGKAGRSRWLGIRPTVRGVAMNKCDHPHGGGRGKSKSNKLSMSPWGQLAKGYKTRRGKNQNRMKVKDRPRGKDARL
- the TCA17 gene encoding Tca17p (Component of transport protein particle (TRAPP) complex II~similar to YEL048C), which encodes MSLTPCFVSLIDESDKPILIYVPNEVENEMNEVLKYNVLSNISLDYFESALVEWHSLDSKPLLKSIFQLEGVSVFAMLIKQTGLKIVIGFEQRSLNGGDDELRTINQIFETVRRIYIRVKCNPLLASSDEISIVKSLERKFDELFASTEVEL
- the FRD1 gene encoding fumarate reductase (Soluble fumarate reductase~similar to YEL047C); this translates as MSSSSVVVIGTGLAGLAAANELVNKYNIPVTILEKASSIGGNSIKASSGINGACTETQRHFHIEDSPSLFEDDTVKSAKGKGVQELMGKLANDSPLAIEWLKNEFDLKLDLLAQLGGHSVARTHRSSGKLPPGFEIVSALSNNLKKLAETKPDLVKINLDSKVVDIHENDGSISAIVYEDKNGEKHTLSASDVVFCSGGFGFSKEMLKEYAPELVNLPTTNGQQTTGDGQRLLQKLGADLIDMDQIQVHPTGFIDPSDRNSSWKFLAAESLRGLGGILLNPITGRRFVNELTTRDVVTAAIQKVCPQDDNRALLVMGEKMYTDLKNNLDFYMFKKLVQKLTLSQVVSEYKLPITVAQLCQELQTYSSFTTKADPLGRTVILNEFGSDVAPETVVFIGEVTPVVHFTMGGARINVNAQVIGKNDEPLLKGLYAAGEVSGGVHGANRLGGSSLLECVVFGRTAAKSIANDRK
- the GLY1 gene encoding threonine aldolase GLY1 (Threonine aldolase~similar to YEL046C) — encoded protein: MTEFELPPKYITAANDLRSDTFTTPTPEMMQAALEASIGDAVYGEDVDTVRLEQTVARMAAKEAGLFCVSGTLSNQIAIRTHLTQPPYSILCDYRAHVYTHEAAGLAILSQAMVVPVIPSNGDYLTLEDIKSHYVPDDGDIHGAPTRLISLENTLHGIVYPLEELVRIKAWCMENGLKLHCDGARIWNAAAQSGVPLKQYGEIFDSISICLSKSMGAPIGSVLVGNLKFIKKATHFRKQQGGGIRQSGMMARMALVNINNDWKSQLLYSHSLAHELAEFCETKGIPLESPADTNFVFINLKAARMDPDVLVKKGLKYNVKLMGGRVSFHYQVTRDTLEKVKLAISEAFDYAKEHPFDCNGPTQIYRSESTEVDVDGNAIREIKTYKY
- the IES6 gene encoding Ies6p (Component of the INO80 chromatin remodeling complex~similar to YEL044W), producing MSGGRGNSSNSSINNNNNNNNNDGGDERLLFLRSVGERNEIGFPSRFKPAHYKKPTRRHKSARQLISDENKRINALLTKANKAAETSTTVKRLVPKATYFSVEAPPSIRPAKKYCDVTGLKGLYKSPTNNIRYHNAEIYQLIVKPMAPGVDQEYLKLRGANFVLK